The Streptomyces sp. NBC_01255 genome window below encodes:
- a CDS encoding DUF3039 domain-containing protein gives MSTLEPERGAGTGTLVEPTPQVSHGDGDHERYAHYVQKDKIMASALDGTPVVALCGKVWVPGRDPKKYPVCPMCKEIYESMGAGGGDKDKGGKDK, from the coding sequence ATGAGCACTCTCGAGCCCGAGCGCGGGGCAGGTACGGGAACCCTCGTGGAGCCGACTCCGCAGGTGTCCCACGGTGACGGCGACCACGAGCGCTACGCCCACTACGTCCAGAAGGACAAGATCATGGCGAGCGCCCTCGACGGGACTCCCGTCGTGGCGCTGTGCGGGAAGGTCTGGGTGCCGGGGCGCGACCCCAAGAAGTACCCGGTCTGTCCCATGTGCAAGGAGATCTACGAGTCCATGGGCGCCGGCGGTGGCGACAAGGACAAGGGCGGCAAGGACAAGTAA
- a CDS encoding YqgE/AlgH family protein has translation MTEVSSLTGRLLVATPALADPNFDRAVVLLLDHDDEGSLGVVLNRPTPVTVGDILAPWAGLAGEPGVVFQGGPVSLDAALGVAVIPGDEGPLGWRRVFGAIGLVDLEAPPELLGPALGSLRIFAGYAGWGPGQLESELGDGAWYVVESEPGDVSAPHPETLWRQVLRRQRGELAMIATYPDDPSLN, from the coding sequence ATGACCGAGGTGTCCTCGCTCACAGGACGGCTGCTCGTGGCCACCCCCGCGCTGGCGGACCCGAATTTCGACCGCGCGGTCGTCCTGCTGCTCGACCACGACGACGAGGGCTCGCTCGGCGTGGTCCTCAACCGGCCGACGCCGGTGACCGTCGGCGACATCCTCGCGCCCTGGGCCGGACTCGCCGGCGAGCCCGGCGTCGTCTTCCAGGGCGGCCCCGTCTCGCTCGACGCGGCGCTCGGCGTCGCCGTGATCCCCGGCGACGAGGGCCCCCTCGGCTGGCGGCGGGTGTTCGGGGCGATCGGCCTCGTCGACCTGGAAGCCCCGCCCGAGCTGCTCGGACCGGCCCTCGGCTCCCTGCGGATCTTCGCCGGGTACGCCGGCTGGGGCCCCGGCCAACTGGAGTCCGAGCTGGGCGACGGAGCCTGGTACGTGGTCGAGTCGGAGCCCGGCGACGTCTCCGCGCCGCACCCCGAGACCCTCTGGCGGCAAGTGCTGCGCCGCCAGCGCGGCGAGCTCGCCATGATCGCGACGTACCCCGACGACCCGTCCCTCAACTGA
- a CDS encoding extracellular solute-binding protein: MKLPASLAATAAVLLLAGLTATACAPQPQTAHGKAAADEKSGTLRVWLFQEVSNKPKEQVVDQAVAAFEKRNQGAKVEIEYIPVETRAQRVKAAFNDPESAPDLIEYGNTDTAGYVKDGGLADISAEFAAWDEAKDTDPTAKQSVTVGGKVYGAPLFVGLRALYYRTDVFKELGLTAPKSQAELIATAKRIRKAKPDLYGIAVGGAYTYGAMPFVWAAGGELATENNGSYKAAVNSEAAVKGIATYTSLFGDDNCPAAKCAQMGGNATVTAFASGKAAMAIGGDFSHAAVEAGTVKGKYAVVPLPGTAPGSIAPAFAGGNNIGVLKSTSHRTLAVDLLKSLTGKDTQGKLFDAMGFLPTYTDVRAAAAQRQPFVKPFIDTLDAGTKFVPASPGWGQIDSSLVLPTMFQEVVSGRKDVKAAADDAAKKMDAAFTPAS, encoded by the coding sequence ATGAAGCTTCCTGCCAGCCTCGCCGCCACCGCCGCCGTACTCCTGCTCGCGGGCCTCACCGCCACCGCCTGCGCGCCCCAACCGCAGACGGCGCACGGCAAGGCCGCGGCGGACGAGAAGAGCGGCACCCTACGCGTCTGGCTGTTCCAGGAGGTGAGCAACAAGCCCAAGGAGCAGGTCGTCGACCAGGCCGTCGCCGCCTTCGAGAAGCGGAACCAGGGCGCGAAGGTCGAGATCGAGTACATCCCCGTCGAGACCCGCGCCCAGCGCGTCAAGGCCGCGTTCAACGACCCCGAGTCCGCGCCCGACCTCATCGAGTACGGCAACACCGACACCGCCGGATACGTCAAGGACGGCGGACTCGCCGACATCAGCGCCGAGTTCGCGGCCTGGGACGAGGCCAAGGACACCGACCCGACGGCGAAGCAGTCCGTCACCGTCGGCGGCAAGGTCTACGGCGCCCCGCTCTTCGTCGGCCTCCGCGCCCTCTACTACCGCACCGACGTCTTCAAGGAACTCGGCCTCACCGCCCCCAAGAGCCAGGCCGAACTGATCGCCACCGCGAAGAGGATCCGCAAGGCGAAGCCCGACCTGTACGGCATCGCCGTCGGCGGCGCCTACACCTACGGGGCCATGCCCTTCGTCTGGGCGGCGGGCGGCGAACTCGCGACGGAGAACAACGGCTCCTACAAAGCAGCAGTCAACAGCGAGGCCGCCGTCAAGGGCATCGCCACCTACACCTCGCTCTTCGGCGACGACAACTGCCCGGCCGCCAAGTGCGCCCAGATGGGCGGCAACGCGACCGTCACCGCCTTCGCCTCCGGCAAGGCCGCCATGGCCATCGGCGGCGACTTCAGCCACGCGGCCGTCGAGGCCGGCACGGTCAAGGGGAAGTACGCGGTCGTCCCGCTGCCCGGCACCGCTCCCGGCTCCATCGCCCCGGCCTTCGCCGGCGGCAACAACATCGGCGTCCTCAAGAGCACCTCGCACCGCACCCTCGCCGTCGACCTCCTGAAGTCCCTCACCGGCAAGGACACCCAGGGCAAGCTCTTCGACGCGATGGGCTTCCTCCCCACCTACACCGACGTGCGGGCCGCCGCCGCACAGCGCCAGCCCTTCGTGAAGCCCTTCATCGACACCCTCGACGCCGGCACCAAGTTCGTCCCCGCGTCCCCCGGCTGGGGCCAGATCGACTCCTCCCTCGTCCTGCCGACGATGTTCCAGGAGGTCGTCAGCGGCCGTAAGGACGTCAAGGCGGCGGCCGACGACGCCGCGAAGAAGATGGACGCGGCCTTCACGCCGGCGAGCTGA
- the murA gene encoding UDP-N-acetylglucosamine 1-carboxyvinyltransferase: MTGTDDVLLVHGGTPLEGEIRVRGAKNLVPKAMVAALLGSGPSRLRNVPDIRDVRVVRGLLQLHGVTVRPGEEPGELVLDPTHVESANVADIDAHAGSSRIPILFCGPLLHRLGHAFIPGLGGCDIGGRPIDFHFDVLRQFGATIEKRDDGQYLEAPQRLRGCKIRLPYPSVGSTEQVLLTAVLAEGVTELSNAAVEPEIEDLICVLQKMGAIISMDTDRTIRITGVDRLDGYTHRALPDRLEAASWASAALATEGNIYVRGAQQRSMMTFLNTYRKVGGAFEIDDEGIRFWHPGGSLNAIALETDVHPGFQTDWQQPLVVALTQASGLSIVHETVYESRLGFTSALNQMGAHIQLYPECLGGSDCRFGQRNFLHSAVVSGPTKLQGADLVIPDLRGGFSYLIAALAAQGTSRVHGIELINRGYENFMEKLVELGAKVELPGSALV; the protein is encoded by the coding sequence ATGACCGGCACAGACGATGTCCTGCTTGTCCACGGCGGAACCCCGCTGGAGGGCGAGATCCGCGTCCGCGGCGCGAAGAACCTCGTGCCCAAGGCGATGGTCGCCGCCCTGCTCGGCAGCGGTCCCAGCCGACTGCGCAACGTTCCCGACATCCGTGACGTCCGCGTGGTCCGCGGACTGCTCCAGCTGCACGGGGTGACGGTCCGTCCGGGCGAGGAGCCCGGCGAACTCGTCCTCGACCCGACGCACGTGGAGTCCGCGAACGTCGCCGACATCGACGCGCACGCCGGCTCGTCCCGCATCCCGATCCTGTTCTGCGGCCCGCTGCTGCACCGCCTGGGCCACGCCTTCATCCCGGGCCTCGGCGGCTGCGACATCGGCGGCCGGCCGATCGACTTCCACTTCGACGTGCTGCGCCAGTTCGGCGCCACGATCGAGAAGCGGGACGACGGTCAGTACCTGGAGGCCCCCCAGCGTCTTCGCGGTTGCAAGATCCGCCTCCCGTACCCCTCGGTCGGCTCGACCGAGCAGGTGCTGTTGACGGCGGTGCTCGCCGAGGGCGTCACCGAGCTGTCGAACGCGGCCGTGGAGCCCGAGATCGAGGACCTCATCTGCGTACTGCAGAAGATGGGCGCGATCATCTCCATGGACACCGACCGGACCATCCGGATCACCGGTGTCGACCGCCTCGACGGCTACACCCACCGGGCGCTCCCGGACCGCCTGGAGGCGGCCTCCTGGGCGTCGGCGGCGCTGGCGACCGAGGGCAACATCTACGTGCGCGGCGCCCAGCAGCGCTCGATGATGACCTTCCTCAACACGTACCGGAAGGTGGGTGGCGCCTTCGAGATCGACGACGAGGGCATCCGCTTCTGGCACCCGGGCGGCTCGCTCAACGCGATCGCCCTGGAGACGGACGTGCACCCCGGCTTCCAGACGGACTGGCAGCAGCCGCTGGTCGTGGCCCTGACGCAGGCCTCGGGCCTCTCCATCGTCCACGAGACGGTGTACGAGTCGCGTCTCGGCTTCACCTCCGCGCTGAACCAGATGGGCGCGCACATCCAGCTCTACCCCGAGTGCCTGGGCGGCTCCGACTGCCGCTTCGGCCAGCGCAACTTCCTGCACTCGGCGGTCGTGAGCGGCCCGACGAAGCTCCAGGGTGCCGACCTGGTCATCCCCGACCTGCGCGGCGGCTTCTCGTACCTGATCGCGGCCCTGGCGGCCCAGGGCACGTCCCGGGTCCACGGCATCGAGCTGATCAACCGCGGCTACGAGAACTTCATGGAGAAGCTCGTCGAGCTGGGCGCGAAGGTCGAGCTTCCGGGCAGCGCACTGGTCTAG
- a CDS encoding NAD-dependent malic enzyme: protein MATAPSVSYSMTVRLEVPASGTAVSQLTTAVESHGGSVTGLDVTASGHEKLRIDVTIAATSTAHADEIVEQLRTIEGVVLGKVSDRTFLMHLGGKIEMASKHPIRNRDDLSMIYTPGVARVCMAIAENPEDARRLTIKRNTVAVVTDGSAVLGLGNIGPMAAMPVMEGKAALFKRFADIDAWPLCLDTQDTDEIVAIVKAIAPGFAGINLEDISAPRCFEIEARLREALDIPVFHDDQHGTAIVVLAALTNALRVVSKGIGDVRVVMSGAGAAGTAILKLLIAAGVKHAVVADIQGVVHADRADLVDAPADSPLRWIADNTNPEGVTGTLKQAVVGADVFIGVSAPNLLGAEDVAAMAEGAIVFALANPDPEVDPAAARQTAAVVATGRSDFPNQINNVLVFPGVFRGLLDAQSRTVNTEMMLAAASALADVVTEDELNPNYIIPSVFNDKVAGAVAGAVRTAAKAAGAGSNGR from the coding sequence ATGGCAACGGCGCCCAGCGTCTCGTATTCGATGACGGTCCGGCTGGAGGTTCCCGCGAGCGGAACCGCGGTCTCCCAGCTCACCACGGCGGTGGAGTCCCACGGCGGATCCGTCACCGGCCTCGACGTGACCGCCTCCGGCCACGAGAAGCTGCGGATCGACGTCACCATCGCCGCGACCTCCACGGCGCACGCCGACGAGATCGTCGAGCAGCTCCGCACCATCGAGGGTGTCGTCCTCGGCAAGGTCTCCGACCGTACGTTCCTGATGCACCTCGGCGGCAAGATCGAGATGGCGTCCAAGCACCCCATCCGGAACCGTGACGACCTCTCGATGATCTACACGCCGGGCGTCGCCCGGGTGTGCATGGCGATCGCCGAGAACCCCGAGGACGCCCGCCGCCTCACCATCAAGCGCAACACCGTCGCGGTCGTCACCGACGGCTCCGCCGTCCTCGGCCTCGGCAACATCGGCCCGATGGCCGCCATGCCGGTCATGGAGGGCAAGGCCGCCCTCTTCAAGCGCTTCGCCGACATCGACGCCTGGCCGCTCTGCCTCGACACCCAGGACACCGACGAGATCGTCGCGATCGTCAAGGCGATCGCCCCCGGCTTCGCGGGCATCAACCTGGAGGACATCTCGGCGCCCCGCTGCTTCGAGATCGAGGCCCGGCTGCGCGAGGCCCTCGACATCCCCGTCTTCCACGACGACCAGCACGGCACGGCCATCGTCGTCCTCGCCGCCCTCACCAACGCGCTGCGCGTGGTGAGCAAGGGCATCGGTGACGTACGGGTCGTCATGTCCGGTGCCGGCGCGGCCGGTACGGCCATCCTCAAGCTGCTCATCGCGGCGGGCGTCAAGCACGCCGTCGTCGCCGACATCCAGGGCGTCGTGCACGCGGACCGCGCGGACCTCGTGGACGCCCCGGCCGACTCGCCGCTGCGCTGGATCGCCGACAACACCAACCCCGAGGGCGTCACCGGCACCCTCAAGCAGGCCGTCGTCGGCGCGGACGTCTTCATCGGCGTGTCGGCCCCGAACCTGCTGGGCGCCGAGGACGTCGCCGCCATGGCGGAGGGCGCCATCGTGTTCGCGCTCGCGAACCCCGACCCGGAGGTCGACCCGGCCGCCGCGCGCCAGACGGCCGCCGTCGTCGCCACGGGCCGCTCGGACTTCCCGAACCAGATCAACAACGTGCTGGTCTTCCCGGGTGTCTTCCGCGGCCTCCTCGACGCCCAGTCCCGTACCGTCAACACGGAGATGATGCTGGCGGCGGCCTCGGCCCTCGCCGACGTCGTCACCGAGGACGAGCTCAACCCGAACTACATCATCCCGTCGGTCTTCAACGACAAGGTCGCGGGCGCGGTCGCCGGAGCCGTGCGCACCGCGGCCAAGGCCGCGGGCGCGGGGTCGAACGGGCGTTGA
- a CDS encoding carbohydrate ABC transporter permease has protein sequence MTTQIELTEKRTGTTARPAPRRGARTPRTARRTSAWTPWLYLLPALAVIGGLLVYPVYQLGLISFLEYTQAQVSGGEPTSFKGFGNYTTLFTDPQFWQVLLATVLFAAACVVTTLAVGCALAVLLTRVRALPRLALMVAALGAWATPAVTGSTVWVFLFDPDFGPVNRLLGLGDFSWTYGRYSAFALVLLEVVWCSFPFVMVTVYAGIKAIPSEVLEAAALDGASQWRIWRSVMAPMLRPILVVVTIQSIIWDFKLFTQIYVMTNGGGIAGQNLVLNVYAYQKAFASSQYSLGSAIGVVMLLILLAVTLVYLRLLRRQGEEL, from the coding sequence GTGACGACCCAGATCGAGCTCACGGAGAAGCGGACCGGCACGACCGCGCGCCCGGCCCCCCGGCGCGGCGCGCGGACCCCCCGCACCGCCCGGCGCACCAGCGCCTGGACCCCCTGGCTGTACCTCCTGCCCGCCCTCGCCGTCATCGGCGGACTCCTCGTCTACCCCGTCTACCAGCTGGGCCTCATCTCCTTCCTGGAGTACACCCAGGCCCAGGTCAGCGGCGGCGAACCCACGTCCTTCAAGGGGTTCGGCAACTACACGACCCTCTTCACCGACCCCCAGTTCTGGCAGGTCCTCCTCGCCACCGTCCTCTTCGCCGCCGCCTGCGTCGTCACCACGCTCGCCGTCGGCTGCGCCCTCGCGGTCCTCCTGACCCGGGTCCGGGCCCTGCCCCGGCTCGCCCTGATGGTGGCCGCGCTCGGCGCCTGGGCCACGCCCGCCGTCACCGGCTCCACCGTCTGGGTCTTCCTCTTCGACCCCGACTTCGGGCCGGTGAACCGGCTCCTCGGCCTGGGCGACTTCTCCTGGACGTACGGGCGGTACAGCGCCTTCGCCCTCGTCCTCCTCGAAGTCGTCTGGTGTTCCTTCCCGTTCGTGATGGTCACCGTCTACGCGGGCATCAAGGCCATCCCGTCCGAGGTCCTGGAGGCCGCCGCCCTCGACGGCGCCTCGCAGTGGCGGATCTGGCGCTCGGTCATGGCGCCGATGCTCCGGCCGATCCTGGTCGTCGTCACCATCCAGTCGATCATCTGGGACTTCAAGCTCTTCACCCAGATCTACGTGATGACCAACGGCGGCGGCATCGCCGGCCAGAACCTCGTCCTCAACGTGTACGCGTACCAGAAGGCCTTCGCCTCGTCCCAGTACAGCCTGGGCTCGGCGATCGGCGTCGTCATGCTGCTGATCCTGCTGGCCGTGACCCTGGTCTACCTGCGGCTCCTGCGACGCCAGGGAGAAGAACTGTGA
- a CDS encoding HelD family protein has translation MAAQEAVDTVRDREIGVEQEHLDQVYRRLEEKIHEAEFLMNDAAQRGQVGTPGALAERDAQVFRAGIHLNRLNNEFEDFLFGRIDLLYGKDGKKGPDGAYTSVEPAEDAVRQDNTADIGETLHIGRIGVLDSDYAPLVIDWRAPAAAPFYRSTPVDPGRVVRRRVIRSKGRRVLGVEDDLMRPELRATLDGRELPVIGDGALMAALGQARSHTMRDIVSSIQAEQDLVIRAPAASVTYVEGGPGTGKTAVALHRAAYLLYQDRRRYAGGILIVSPTPLLVSYTEGVLPSLGEEGQVAIRAVGSLVDGCEATAYDEPAVARIKGSSRMLHVLRKAARGALETPAPRRPAAGDQLEFGEEPAEPTGTPTRLRVVAFGRRIELEADDLRRIRHNVLGGTAPVNLLRPRARRLLLDALYAKSGAVGRHSDPELAAELRSSFDEDVSTEDSFLGFLDAWWPELTPRKVLDAMADERRLGRWARRILNPGEVRRLARSLRRRELSVHDVALLDELHTLVGAPARPRKKREYDPLDQLSGLEELMPVREETQRERAERLAAERTEYAHVIVDEAQDLTPMQWRMVGRRGRHATWTVVGDPAQSSWSDPDEAAEARDEALGSRPRRRFELTVNYRNPAEIAELAAKVLALAMPGKESPRAVRSTGVEPRFVPVRETSGKADLAETVRSEAALLLERVEGTVGVVVAMNRRAEAARWLAELGDRVVALGSLEAKGLEYDATVVVSPAEIADESPAGLRVLYVALTRATQQLTVVAAAGDMPDEAGVPDLLRD, from the coding sequence GTGGCCGCGCAGGAAGCCGTGGACACGGTCAGAGACCGTGAGATCGGTGTCGAGCAGGAACATCTGGATCAGGTCTACCGCCGGCTGGAGGAGAAGATCCACGAAGCGGAGTTCCTGATGAACGACGCCGCCCAGCGGGGCCAGGTCGGCACGCCCGGCGCCCTCGCCGAGCGCGACGCGCAGGTGTTCCGCGCCGGCATCCACCTCAACAGGCTCAACAACGAGTTCGAGGACTTCCTCTTCGGGCGGATCGACCTGCTGTACGGCAAGGACGGCAAGAAGGGACCCGACGGCGCGTACACCTCCGTGGAGCCCGCCGAGGACGCCGTACGCCAGGACAACACCGCCGACATCGGCGAGACCCTCCACATCGGGCGGATCGGCGTCCTCGACTCCGACTACGCCCCCTTGGTGATCGACTGGCGCGCGCCCGCCGCCGCGCCCTTCTACCGGTCGACCCCGGTCGACCCGGGCCGGGTCGTGCGCCGCCGCGTCATCCGCTCCAAGGGCCGCAGGGTCCTCGGCGTCGAGGACGACCTCATGCGCCCCGAGCTGCGGGCCACCCTCGACGGGCGCGAGCTGCCCGTGATCGGCGACGGCGCCCTGATGGCCGCCCTCGGCCAGGCCCGCAGCCACACCATGCGGGACATCGTCTCCTCCATCCAGGCGGAGCAGGACCTCGTCATCCGCGCGCCCGCCGCCTCCGTCACGTACGTGGAGGGCGGCCCCGGCACCGGCAAGACCGCCGTCGCCCTGCACCGGGCGGCCTATCTGCTCTACCAGGACCGGCGGCGGTACGCGGGCGGCATCCTCATCGTCTCGCCGACCCCGCTCCTCGTCTCGTACACCGAGGGCGTCCTGCCCTCCCTCGGCGAGGAGGGCCAGGTCGCGATCCGCGCCGTCGGCAGCCTCGTCGACGGCTGCGAGGCCACCGCCTACGACGAACCGGCCGTCGCCCGCATCAAGGGCTCCTCCCGCATGCTCCACGTCCTGCGGAAGGCGGCCAGGGGCGCCCTGGAGACCCCGGCGCCCCGCCGGCCGGCCGCCGGGGACCAGCTGGAGTTCGGCGAGGAGCCCGCCGAGCCCACCGGAACGCCCACCCGGCTCCGGGTCGTCGCCTTCGGCCGCCGGATCGAGCTGGAGGCCGACGACCTCCGGCGCATCCGCCACAACGTCCTCGGCGGCACCGCCCCCGTCAACCTGCTGCGCCCGCGCGCCCGCCGGCTGCTCCTCGACGCGCTCTACGCCAAGTCCGGCGCCGTCGGCCGGCACAGCGACCCCGAGCTCGCGGCCGAGCTGCGCTCCTCCTTCGACGAGGACGTCTCCACCGAGGACTCCTTCCTCGGCTTCCTCGACGCCTGGTGGCCCGAGCTCACCCCGCGCAAGGTGCTCGACGCGATGGCCGACGAGCGGCGGCTCGGCCGCTGGGCCCGCCGGATCCTCAACCCGGGCGAGGTGCGGCGGCTCGCCCGCTCGCTGCGCCGCCGGGAGCTCTCCGTCCACGACGTGGCGCTCCTCGACGAGCTGCACACCCTGGTCGGCGCGCCGGCCCGGCCCCGCAAGAAGCGGGAGTACGACCCGCTGGACCAGCTCTCGGGCCTGGAAGAGCTCATGCCCGTACGGGAGGAGACGCAGCGCGAGCGGGCCGAGCGGCTCGCCGCCGAGCGCACCGAGTATGCGCACGTCATCGTCGACGAGGCGCAGGACCTCACGCCCATGCAGTGGCGGATGGTCGGGCGGCGCGGCCGGCACGCCACCTGGACGGTCGTCGGCGACCCGGCGCAGTCCTCCTGGTCGGACCCGGACGAGGCCGCCGAGGCGCGGGACGAGGCCCTCGGCAGCCGGCCGCGGCGCCGCTTCGAGCTGACCGTGAACTACCGGAACCCGGCGGAGATCGCCGAGCTCGCCGCCAAGGTCCTCGCCCTCGCCATGCCGGGCAAGGAGTCGCCGCGCGCGGTCCGCTCGACGGGCGTCGAGCCCCGGTTCGTCCCGGTTCGGGAGACGTCGGGGAAGGCGGACTTGGCCGAAACCGTTCGGTCCGAGGCCGCTCTGCTCCTGGAGCGGGTCGAGGGCACGGTGGGCGTCGTCGTCGCCATGAACCGGCGCGCGGAGGCCGCCCGCTGGCTCGCCGAGCTGGGCGACCGGGTGGTGGCGCTCGGCTCCCTGGAGGCGAAGGGCCTGGAGTACGACGCGACGGTGGTCGTCTCGCCCGCGGAGATCGCGGACGAGTCGCCGGCCGGCCTGCGGGTGCTCTACGTGGCGCTGACGCGTGCGACGCAGCAGCTCACGGTGGTCGCGGCGGCGGGGGACATGCCGGACGAGGCGGGGGTGCCGGACCTGCTCCGGGACTGA
- a CDS encoding HU family DNA-binding protein has protein sequence MNRSELVAALADRAEVTRKDADAVLAALAETVGEVVAKGDEKVTIPGFLTFERTHRAARTARNPQTGDPINIPAGYSVKVSAGSKLKEAAKGK, from the coding sequence ATGAACCGCAGTGAGCTGGTGGCCGCCCTGGCCGACCGCGCCGAGGTGACCCGCAAGGACGCCGACGCCGTGCTGGCCGCTCTCGCCGAGACCGTCGGTGAGGTCGTCGCCAAGGGCGACGAGAAGGTCACCATCCCCGGCTTCCTGACCTTCGAGCGCACCCACCGTGCCGCTCGCACCGCTCGTAACCCGCAGACCGGCGACCCGATCAACATCCCGGCCGGCTACAGCGTGAAGGTCTCCGCGGGCTCGAAGCTCAAGGAAGCCGCCAAGGGCAAGTAA
- a CDS encoding carbohydrate ABC transporter permease has product MSAPTSFRIRTRIRRPGRLAAEAVTLLVAAAVAFPLYWMVLSALKPAGEIQSTDPRPWTLSPSLDSFRRVFDQQDFGRYFLNSLLVAGTVVLASALIAFLAATAVTRFRFRFRTTLLVMFLVAQMVPVEALTIPLFFLMRDFGQLNTLGSLILPHLAFSLPFAIWMLRGFVKAVPEALEEQAQIDGASRTRFLWQILFPLVFPGLVATSVFSFISTWNDFLFAKSFIISDTSQSTLPMALLVFFKPDENDWGGIMAGSTVMTIPVLVFFVLVQRRLVSGLGGAVKD; this is encoded by the coding sequence GTGAGCGCCCCGACCTCCTTCCGCATCCGTACCCGGATACGGCGGCCCGGGCGCCTCGCCGCCGAGGCGGTCACGCTCCTCGTCGCGGCGGCCGTCGCCTTCCCCCTGTACTGGATGGTCCTCTCCGCCCTGAAGCCGGCGGGCGAGATCCAGTCGACCGACCCCCGGCCGTGGACCCTCTCCCCGTCCCTCGACTCCTTCCGGCGCGTCTTCGACCAGCAGGACTTCGGCCGCTACTTCCTCAACTCGCTCCTGGTGGCGGGCACGGTCGTCCTCGCGTCCGCGCTCATCGCCTTCCTGGCGGCGACGGCGGTCACCCGGTTCCGCTTCCGGTTCCGGACGACGCTCCTCGTCATGTTCCTGGTCGCCCAGATGGTGCCGGTCGAGGCCCTCACCATCCCGCTGTTCTTCCTCATGCGGGACTTCGGACAGCTCAACACCCTCGGCTCGCTGATCCTGCCGCACCTCGCCTTCTCGCTCCCCTTCGCGATCTGGATGCTCCGGGGCTTCGTCAAGGCGGTCCCGGAGGCCCTGGAGGAACAGGCCCAGATCGACGGGGCGAGCCGCACCCGCTTCCTGTGGCAGATCCTCTTCCCGCTGGTCTTCCCCGGCCTGGTGGCGACGAGCGTCTTCTCGTTCATCTCGACCTGGAACGACTTCCTCTTCGCGAAGTCCTTCATCATCAGCGACACCTCGCAGTCGACCCTGCCGATGGCCCTGCTCGTCTTCTTCAAGCCCGACGAGAACGACTGGGGAGGAATCATGGCCGGGTCGACCGTGATGACGATCCCGGTGCTCGTCTTCTTCGTACTCGTACAGCGCCGCCTGGTCTCCGGACTGGGCGGGGCGGTGAAGGACTGA